A single Oncorhynchus gorbuscha isolate QuinsamMale2020 ecotype Even-year unplaced genomic scaffold, OgorEven_v1.0 Un_scaffold_11986, whole genome shotgun sequence DNA region contains:
- the LOC124030483 gene encoding RNA polymerase II-associated protein 3-like: MVTSLKPLDAVYNGAFRFITVLLPANRAMAYLKLQRYKEAEEDCSKAIALDGTYSKAFARRGTARAALGLLKQAKEDFEEVLKLEPGNKQAFCEMKKIAIDMDTSGLLATEEHAQRRTVQPINKPPDLQSTKPLSRVDIEEVCGKILVQEESLAVLTSTTAPRVRHQKTTSIADTVREGQASPPSTSPSAKIPKIEETSNLPSHSPVKGPVGYAVRAQTQQHREATVSEPTEPPATPSTELVPPAPTNSFQLEADLRKIGNGPEVIYKYLKQIQPQAYAKIFQSSLEPDMLNQILRTLQSFYIKKEEPPVILEILRNLAGVRRFDMAVMFMSNPEKKVLQELFNFLRQAGLEDASVGALQKKYGV; the protein is encoded by the exons ATGGTGACATCACTTAAACCTTTGGATGCCGTCTACAATGGCGCCTTTCGTTTTATCACAG tcctcCTGCCTGCCAACCGGGCCATGGCTTACTTAAAGCTGCAGAGATATAAAGAGGCTGAGGAGGACTGTAGTAAAGCAATAGCCCTGGATGGCACCTATTCAAAGGCCTTTGCCCGCAGAGGGACAGCCAGGGCTGCTCTGGGACTGCTCAAACAAGCTAAAGAAGATTTTGAGGAGGTCCTGAAGCTAGAACCAGGAAACAAGCAGGCATTTTGTGAGATGAAGAAGATTGCAATTGACATGGACACCAGTGGTCTGCTGGCAACAGAAGAGCATGCACAGCGGAGAACAGTACAGCCAATTAACAAACCACCTGACCTGCAGTCAACCAAGCCATTGAGTAGAGTGGACATTGAAGAGGTTTGTGGAAAGATCCTGGTCCAGGAGGAGTCCTTGGCTGTGTTGACTTCAACCACAGCCCCCCGTGTTAGGCACCAGAAGACCACCTCCATTGCAGACACTGTGAGAGAGGGTCAGGCCTcacccccctctacctcccccagTGCTAAGATCCCGAAGATTGAAGAAACATCAAACCTCCCCTCACATTCCCCTGTCAAAGGGCCTGTAGGGTATGCTGTGAGAGCACAGACACAGCAGCACAGGGAGGCAACTGTCAGTGAACCAACAGAACCGCCTGCTACACCATCAACTGAGCTCGTACCTCCTGCCCCCACCAACAGCTTCCAGCTAGAGGCAGACCTAAGGAAGATTGGAAATGGCCCTGAAGTCATCTACAAGTATTTGAAGCAAATCCAGCCTCAGGCTTATGCAAAGATCTTCCAGAGCTCTCTTGAACCAGACATGCTCAATCAGATTCTAAGGACGTTACAAAGCTTCTACATCAAGAAGGAAGAGCCACCTGTCATACTGGAGATCCTCAGGAATCTGGCCGGTGTGAGGCGGTTCGATATGGCTGTCATGTTCATGTCCAACCCTGAGAAGAAAGTTCTACAAGAATTGTTTAACTTTCTTCGTCAAGCTGGACTTGAGGACGCTTCAGTAGGAGCCCTGCAAAAGAAGTATGGAGTGTGA